A genomic window from Actinomycetaceae bacterium MB13-C1-2 includes:
- a CDS encoding capsular polysaccharide synthesis protein, with protein MGEIQIIPDIGGGMMKRFCCYWEGAKPPAYIAWCISSWTKYVNLDDILFLNQSNVTRYLGDVIDMHSFRRYGFAKQSDIVSAAYLFRYGGVFLDSDTVLVNKSSTHFIDVQPTEDCFSYFGYSSTNAPHIAVLSSPPGGTIVTKWVEQLFERVPCYENDTGWAYVGNEILDPLVKNIELAQYSRCYDVNDYLATPETRFAKNRGAERREKYIEFWFKESVDESALNEICANSGGIVMLHNSWTPRHISELPSSELVNGHFNLAALLRRVGDRGLIDGIQERIYYGS; from the coding sequence GTGGGTGAGATTCAGATCATCCCGGATATAGGAGGGGGCATGATGAAGCGCTTCTGTTGCTATTGGGAGGGCGCCAAGCCTCCTGCTTACATTGCGTGGTGCATCAGTTCATGGACAAAGTATGTGAACCTCGACGACATACTTTTTCTGAACCAATCAAACGTTACTCGTTATCTCGGCGACGTAATCGACATGCATAGCTTTCGCCGCTACGGCTTCGCAAAACAGTCTGATATTGTCTCCGCCGCATACCTTTTCCGATACGGGGGCGTGTTCCTGGACAGCGACACAGTATTGGTGAACAAATCATCGACACACTTTATTGATGTTCAGCCCACGGAGGACTGTTTTTCCTATTTCGGATACAGCTCGACAAATGCGCCCCACATAGCAGTTCTTTCTTCGCCACCGGGTGGCACCATCGTGACGAAGTGGGTGGAGCAACTTTTCGAGCGGGTCCCGTGTTATGAGAACGACACTGGCTGGGCCTACGTGGGCAACGAGATTCTCGATCCTCTGGTCAAGAACATAGAATTGGCTCAGTATTCTCGATGCTATGACGTGAATGACTATCTCGCGACACCGGAGACTCGATTCGCGAAGAATCGTGGCGCTGAGCGACGTGAGAAGTACATTGAATTTTGGTTCAAGGAATCTGTGGATGAATCAGCCCTCAACGAGATATGCGCAAACAGCGGTGGCATCGTAATGCTCCACAACTCATGGACGCCGCGGCATATATCAGAGCTACCTAGCAGCGAACTAGTAAACGGGCACTTTAATCTCGCGGCGCTGTTGCGACGAGTTGGGGACAGAGGGCTAATAGATGGCATACAGGAGCGAATTTACTATGGAAGTTGA
- a CDS encoding polysaccharide pyruvyl transferase family protein yields the protein MTVEGSLRQLASELAVSAHMSGLLTRISLRNEVLDVSLPILGSTVGIRVEPLESQFAVGVVGFNPVAVRWIHDVLGFCTRLMVVSSEGREIAYTALSVTEGDLMLETCRAIELTRRFRHQEESGNYSPDTTVPMYWSSGLLNFGDWIGPHLIYGMTGRQPVLQNRVGLSPDRVLWSVGSILGWFKSPNVDVWGSGLIRPLTQEEALAKRKLGAEVKIHAVRGVLTMEEVTSKIGWHVPEIIGDPGLLLPDIMPRAQHSSGRSVVVPHYIHRQRVESNPSANGNVVDVRNDVFTCASQISGATAVVSSSLHGIVLAQAYEVPWVWLRVDDLPLTGVDFKFEDFFTCLDRAAVASVTVRESELSTVSFQEVAKRATLPELKTDLDALRDALPVRPASRSVDTFWE from the coding sequence ATGACGGTAGAAGGCTCTCTTCGACAGCTAGCAAGTGAACTCGCGGTATCGGCTCATATGAGCGGATTACTAACTCGAATCAGCTTACGGAACGAGGTACTTGACGTGTCGCTGCCGATTCTTGGATCAACTGTCGGCATCCGGGTTGAGCCGTTGGAATCCCAATTTGCGGTGGGCGTGGTCGGTTTTAATCCGGTTGCTGTTCGTTGGATTCACGATGTTCTGGGCTTTTGCACACGACTAATGGTCGTCAGTTCCGAGGGTAGAGAGATCGCGTATACTGCTCTGTCGGTGACCGAAGGCGATCTGATGCTTGAGACGTGTAGAGCCATCGAGTTAACTAGAAGATTTCGTCACCAAGAAGAATCAGGGAACTACTCACCCGACACCACTGTCCCAATGTATTGGTCTTCTGGTCTCCTAAATTTTGGGGACTGGATTGGTCCGCACTTGATATATGGTATGACCGGGAGACAGCCCGTATTGCAGAACAGAGTAGGTTTATCCCCCGACAGGGTCCTGTGGTCTGTAGGATCTATTCTTGGATGGTTCAAGAGTCCAAATGTTGATGTATGGGGCAGTGGTTTGATTCGACCTTTGACCCAGGAGGAGGCTTTAGCGAAACGAAAGCTCGGTGCGGAGGTCAAGATCCACGCTGTTCGTGGTGTGCTTACTATGGAAGAGGTTACTAGTAAGATTGGCTGGCACGTGCCCGAAATTATCGGGGATCCAGGTCTTCTGTTGCCAGACATCATGCCGCGAGCGCAACATTCCTCCGGTCGCTCAGTCGTCGTGCCGCATTACATACACCGGCAACGAGTCGAGAGCAATCCGAGCGCTAACGGTAACGTTGTGGATGTTCGGAACGATGTTTTCACCTGTGCGTCTCAAATCTCCGGAGCGACAGCCGTCGTCTCGTCGTCTCTCCACGGAATTGTGCTAGCGCAAGCGTACGAAGTCCCATGGGTGTGGCTGAGGGTCGATGATCTCCCGTTGACGGGGGTGGACTTCAAGTTTGAGGATTTCTTCACTTGTCTTGATCGGGCCGCAGTGGCATCAGTGACTGTGCGCGAGTCAGAGTTATCTACCGTGTCATTCCAAGAGGTGGCAAAGAGAGCAACGTTGCCTGAGCTGAAAACTGACCTCGATGCACTCCGGGATGCACTGCCGGTCCGGCCAGCGTCACGGTCAGTTGACACGTTTTGGGAGTAG
- a CDS encoding glycosyltransferase family 2 protein: protein MSKEKVSLFLVCYNQENYIGEAVRSALKQTYSPLEVVISDDHSRDRTFCRASDEVRAYSGPHSVSVHRNGSNLGMCANFNQVMNMTSGSIVVGMDGDDIADPDYVKRMVAAFEDAPDGMGVGLGFQKVDAESRPVGSPFLRSPERWILSDWKAKGNLLTGGPARAYRRSVMDFFGPLMDDAQTIDSTMVLRCLMLGGFIKGGRSRWTIESTEQMQLWEEVLPESTGVRYSINTSRTFL, encoded by the coding sequence GTGAGCAAAGAGAAGGTCAGCCTGTTTCTGGTCTGTTACAACCAGGAGAATTACATAGGTGAAGCCGTACGTTCCGCGCTGAAGCAGACGTATTCGCCACTGGAAGTGGTCATCTCCGACGACCACTCTAGGGACAGGACATTTTGCCGCGCATCTGACGAGGTTAGGGCATATTCGGGACCGCACTCAGTATCTGTGCATAGAAATGGATCCAATCTAGGGATGTGCGCGAACTTCAACCAAGTGATGAATATGACCTCCGGCAGTATCGTCGTCGGAATGGACGGTGATGACATCGCTGATCCCGACTACGTTAAGCGGATGGTGGCTGCATTTGAAGACGCTCCTGATGGGATGGGCGTTGGTCTCGGTTTCCAGAAGGTTGATGCTGAGAGTCGCCCCGTGGGATCACCTTTCTTGAGATCTCCGGAGCGCTGGATACTGTCTGATTGGAAGGCTAAGGGGAACCTGTTGACGGGTGGCCCGGCCCGCGCCTATAGGCGCTCCGTCATGGACTTCTTCGGGCCTCTTATGGATGACGCCCAGACGATTGACTCCACAATGGTGCTTCGATGTTTGATGCTGGGGGGCTTTATAAAGGGGGGGCGGTCTCGGTGGACTATAGAATCCACGGAGCAAATGCAACTGTGGGAAGAGGTGCTGCCCGAATCGACAGGGGTAAGATATTCGATCAATACTTCCAGGACTTTCTTGTAG
- a CDS encoding transposase: protein MPQKYPQSFRDRAVRMVLDRLNDDKAVSPLAVIKEVAPRLGVANETLRRWVNQDQVDAGKRPGVSTEESAEIRKLRRENSELRRANGLSAPRLSSQRNQAALRRNDRLR from the coding sequence ATGCCGCAGAAGTATCCACAGTCGTTTCGGGATCGTGCGGTGCGCATGGTTTTAGACCGGCTCAACGATGACAAGGCAGTGTCACCTTTAGCAGTGATAAAGGAAGTCGCCCCGCGTCTTGGGGTTGCTAACGAGACGCTACGTCGGTGGGTCAACCAAGATCAAGTTGACGCCGGTAAGCGCCCGGGGGTTTCCACTGAGGAATCCGCTGAAATCCGCAAACTTCGGCGTGAGAACAGCGAGTTGCGGCGCGCTAACGGGTTGAGCGCACCTCGGCTTTCTTCGCAGCGGAACCAGGCCGCCCTACGACGAAATGATCGCTTACGTTGA
- a CDS encoding IS256 family transposase produces the protein MDLIDKNSEATNRLAKELEDSGALADLFARIDSGEVELTGDGGLIPALIKTALERGLEAEMTSHLGYAAGDRESKEAVGAANSRNGSYPKSVATEVGPIEVSIPRDRDGSFTPRLVPKGSRRLGGLDDMIISLYAGGMTIREIQWHLSQTIGTDLSHETISNITDAVLEAVLEWQKRPLDEFYPVMYLDAIRVKVRDGSHVRSKAAHIAIGVDMDGVKHVLGIWVQNNEGASFWASVCSNLRNRGVADVLIVCCDGLTGLPEAVEATWPETIVQTCVVHLIRASMRFVNYQDRKKVSAALRPIYTAVDADAAAEALSAFAKSDLGAKNPATVSTWQSAWDRFTPFLEFPPELRRVIYTTNAIESLNYQLRKISKNRGQFPNDEAAVKLLWLGICNIEDKRAAERQRDKGKRGKDRKASGRLIQGHVTTNWKQALAQLAVAYPDRVNPHIY, from the coding sequence ATCGATTTGATTGATAAGAACAGTGAGGCAACAAATCGTTTAGCGAAAGAGCTTGAGGATTCTGGGGCTCTGGCTGATTTGTTTGCCCGCATTGATAGCGGTGAAGTGGAACTAACAGGCGATGGCGGTCTCATTCCCGCACTGATCAAGACTGCTTTGGAACGCGGTTTAGAAGCGGAGATGACCTCGCATTTGGGTTACGCTGCGGGCGATCGGGAATCTAAGGAAGCCGTAGGGGCTGCGAACTCAAGGAATGGCTCATACCCTAAGTCAGTTGCCACCGAGGTAGGCCCGATTGAGGTCTCGATACCAAGGGACCGGGATGGTTCTTTCACCCCGCGCCTGGTCCCGAAAGGATCGCGGCGTCTGGGAGGCCTAGATGACATGATCATCAGCCTTTATGCGGGGGGAATGACGATAAGGGAAATCCAGTGGCACCTGAGCCAGACCATTGGCACTGACTTATCCCACGAGACGATCTCGAACATCACTGACGCCGTGTTAGAGGCCGTCCTGGAATGGCAAAAACGGCCCCTGGATGAGTTCTACCCCGTCATGTATCTAGACGCGATCCGCGTGAAAGTCAGGGATGGATCTCATGTGCGTTCTAAAGCCGCTCATATCGCCATTGGCGTTGACATGGACGGTGTCAAACACGTCCTGGGGATCTGGGTTCAAAACAACGAAGGCGCTAGTTTCTGGGCCTCGGTGTGCTCTAATCTGCGTAACCGCGGCGTAGCCGATGTCCTCATTGTTTGTTGTGATGGGCTCACCGGCCTGCCCGAAGCCGTGGAAGCTACCTGGCCTGAAACCATAGTCCAGACCTGCGTGGTGCACCTGATTCGCGCCTCGATGCGGTTCGTGAACTACCAAGACCGTAAAAAGGTCTCCGCAGCGCTTAGACCCATTTACACGGCCGTTGATGCCGACGCCGCGGCCGAAGCACTCAGCGCTTTCGCGAAGAGCGATCTGGGGGCAAAGAACCCCGCGACGGTGAGTACTTGGCAGTCAGCGTGGGACCGGTTCACCCCGTTCCTGGAGTTCCCCCCAGAGCTACGCCGCGTCATTTACACGACCAACGCGATCGAGTCACTGAACTACCAGCTACGCAAAATCAGTAAGAACCGCGGCCAGTTCCCAAACGATGAAGCGGCAGTGAAACTGCTATGGCTTGGGATCTGCAACATCGAAGACAAAAGAGCGGCCGAAAGACAACGAGATAAAGGAAAGAGAGGTAAAGACCGAAAAGCATCAGGAAGACTAATCCAAGGACATGTAACCACCAACTGGAAACAAGCCCTAGCCCAACTCGCAGTCGCCTACCCCGACCGCGTCAACCCCCACATTTACTAA
- a CDS encoding glycosyltransferase family 4 protein has translation MRANDLLNLLRRAPLTADVILRMLTEDPLLFIVQSFRKLPPRYRKQAARLIPDLQSSPGLRAFKALLLDHRQQALAILDASISTKHVGRLESELLLQLGEQLPSMADQRTEARRLWTNGDVSAIDPSKLSGRLSERFLGEQTILRPGMGIQLRPSCIQPQVDEEELSNRTARVLYILTNSLPWTRSGYTYRTQSILKAVQDNGVEVLGVTRLGYPTTIGALTASEHDTVDGIRYERLLPSRWPSNPAKRLAIQADEITKIAQTFRPDVIHTTTNYQNGLVADAVSRATGVPWVYEMRGNMEQTWVARQPEAFQAERSRSEYYTLMRTRETEMAQRANAVIALSSVQKDELISRGIRADKITVIPNSVDASVLETQVDRQAARSRLGLNTDQENPFWVGTVTSVVDYEGLPTLLNAVRILRNRGHDVRCAIVGDGVALPDLKLRAAELGLERENAVVFAGRVPKPESSIWYQSLDVFVIPRIDTIVTRNVAPLKGLEAMALGVPVVTSDLPVLCDNITGTNQPKFEAGNADALAEQIHTLMTNKDSYEAASTNAKREAEARTWQTSAKSLRALYSGMTKPSPPTRFS, from the coding sequence ATGAGAGCGAATGATCTACTAAATCTTCTTCGGAGAGCGCCACTCACAGCGGATGTGATCCTCCGAATGCTTACTGAAGACCCTTTGCTCTTCATCGTCCAATCCTTCCGAAAGCTGCCGCCCAGATATCGCAAACAGGCCGCCAGACTTATTCCCGATCTTCAGTCCTCCCCGGGTCTGCGGGCCTTCAAAGCTCTCCTTCTAGATCATCGCCAACAAGCACTCGCGATTCTTGACGCCTCCATCTCTACCAAGCATGTCGGCCGCCTTGAATCAGAGCTTTTGTTGCAGCTCGGAGAACAACTCCCATCCATGGCAGATCAGCGGACTGAAGCACGCAGACTGTGGACGAATGGAGACGTTTCTGCCATCGATCCATCGAAGCTGAGTGGGCGGCTGTCCGAGCGTTTCCTGGGTGAGCAGACGATTCTAAGACCTGGTATGGGCATCCAGCTCAGGCCTTCATGTATCCAACCGCAAGTGGACGAGGAGGAATTATCGAACCGCACCGCCCGAGTCCTATATATCCTCACCAACTCCCTTCCCTGGACCCGTTCCGGATACACGTACCGCACACAGAGCATCCTCAAAGCCGTGCAAGACAACGGGGTTGAGGTTCTGGGCGTGACCCGACTGGGGTACCCGACGACCATCGGGGCGCTAACCGCGAGCGAACACGACACTGTTGATGGAATCCGCTATGAACGCCTACTACCGAGCCGGTGGCCCTCAAACCCCGCAAAGCGTCTGGCTATCCAAGCCGACGAAATAACTAAGATCGCCCAGACATTTCGCCCCGACGTGATTCATACGACCACGAACTACCAGAATGGACTGGTAGCTGACGCTGTCTCGCGAGCTACAGGCGTTCCCTGGGTCTACGAGATGCGCGGCAATATGGAACAGACCTGGGTCGCCCGGCAACCCGAAGCGTTCCAAGCTGAACGGAGCCGTTCCGAGTACTACACACTGATGCGCACCCGCGAAACCGAGATGGCTCAGCGGGCTAATGCCGTCATTGCGTTATCAAGCGTTCAGAAGGACGAGCTGATCAGCCGAGGTATCCGCGCCGACAAGATCACGGTCATTCCCAACTCCGTCGATGCAAGCGTTCTGGAAACTCAGGTTGATAGGCAAGCGGCCCGGAGCCGACTGGGCCTGAACACAGATCAAGAGAACCCTTTCTGGGTCGGAACAGTGACCTCGGTCGTGGATTACGAGGGTTTGCCCACGCTTCTTAACGCCGTCCGAATTCTGCGCAACCGCGGCCATGACGTTCGATGCGCCATCGTCGGTGACGGAGTTGCGCTTCCAGACCTCAAGCTGCGCGCAGCGGAGTTGGGCCTAGAACGGGAGAACGCGGTCGTGTTCGCCGGACGTGTACCCAAGCCAGAATCCTCCATCTGGTACCAGTCGCTCGATGTCTTTGTGATCCCGAGGATCGATACCATAGTCACTCGCAACGTTGCGCCACTCAAAGGTCTGGAAGCGATGGCTTTGGGAGTACCTGTTGTCACGTCGGATCTTCCCGTCCTCTGCGATAACATCACGGGAACAAACCAACCGAAGTTTGAGGCTGGCAACGCGGACGCGCTCGCCGAGCAAATCCACACTCTGATGACAAACAAAGACAGCTACGAGGCCGCGAGCACCAACGCGAAGCGAGAAGCAGAAGCCCGCACGTGGCAAACGAGCGCGAAGTCGCTACGCGCACTCTATTCAGGAATGACGAAGCCCAGCCCGCCGACGCGGTTCAGCTAG
- a CDS encoding glycosyltransferase family 4 protein — protein sequence MRILIIAQQWEPEEGTPQRRWAPLVEGLIARDHIVDVVAPPPHYPGGTLTSNDPKVQSGAVAVGRHGETVWRCNFSPHDQRLRTRIVDQGHVMLSSIRTGLRLVKRYHPDVVIATAPPLPAAYAAACVGKLGKTPYIVDLRDVWPDLLKYTKEWTVDQKQKSRSSVIYSSMFSVATSFFTRLTNKTLDGAAGIVTTTPSFAERLRDRGYKNVVNVRNLGSVLPQAVPPRVSHNPGSLKVLYLGTTGRAQGLSNVISAVRLAQAQGTDIQMRIIGSGASLAGLKDKAEGTGIEFLGRIPRADVMEHYEWTDTSLVHLRDWAPLKFCVPSKFYEALSSGRHVTVVANGEVERIINETGAGMAVPAMDPHALADAWTFLANNLGLLEVGDRGTRWLAERETPDENANKFVDFVEHVANESE from the coding sequence ATGCGAATACTGATCATTGCTCAGCAGTGGGAACCCGAGGAGGGAACGCCCCAACGGCGTTGGGCACCACTCGTCGAAGGACTCATTGCTCGAGACCACATAGTCGACGTGGTTGCTCCGCCCCCGCATTACCCTGGCGGGACGTTGACCTCCAACGACCCGAAAGTGCAATCCGGTGCCGTTGCTGTTGGCCGCCACGGAGAGACTGTCTGGCGGTGCAACTTCTCGCCTCACGATCAGCGACTTCGCACCCGGATTGTCGACCAGGGGCATGTCATGCTCTCATCGATCCGCACGGGATTACGGTTGGTGAAGAGGTACCATCCTGATGTGGTTATCGCGACCGCTCCTCCACTGCCGGCTGCCTACGCAGCGGCCTGTGTGGGAAAGCTGGGAAAAACACCATACATAGTTGATCTGCGCGATGTCTGGCCCGACCTACTCAAGTACACAAAGGAATGGACCGTCGATCAGAAGCAGAAATCTCGATCGAGCGTAATCTATTCGTCGATGTTCTCAGTAGCGACCAGCTTCTTTACCCGCTTGACCAACAAAACTCTAGACGGCGCGGCCGGTATCGTCACGACTACCCCCTCGTTCGCCGAGCGTTTGAGAGATCGTGGATACAAGAACGTGGTCAATGTCAGAAACCTCGGCTCGGTTCTACCGCAGGCGGTGCCACCTCGAGTCTCTCATAATCCGGGCAGTCTCAAGGTCTTGTATCTGGGAACGACTGGCCGAGCCCAGGGACTATCAAATGTCATCAGTGCAGTACGGTTAGCGCAGGCCCAGGGAACCGACATCCAGATGCGAATCATTGGTTCAGGAGCATCCCTTGCGGGGCTTAAGGACAAGGCAGAAGGAACTGGTATCGAGTTCCTCGGGCGAATCCCACGGGCTGACGTGATGGAGCACTATGAGTGGACTGATACCAGTCTGGTCCACCTCCGAGACTGGGCTCCCCTGAAGTTCTGTGTCCCCTCAAAGTTCTATGAGGCGCTCAGTTCGGGTCGTCACGTTACCGTCGTGGCGAACGGAGAAGTGGAGCGAATAATCAACGAGACTGGAGCAGGCATGGCGGTTCCCGCCATGGATCCTCATGCTCTCGCTGACGCGTGGACCTTTTTGGCGAACAATCTGGGCCTGCTAGAAGTTGGGGATCGGGGAACCCGTTGGCTGGCGGAACGCGAGACCCCGGACGAGAACGCGAACAAGTTTGTCGACTTCGTTGAGCATGTGGCCAATGAGAGCGAATGA
- a CDS encoding DUF6270 domain-containing protein produces MIYGSCVSRDMVEAVKPKGIKLLNYAARQSWCSVGNNADQPHLAAQELPSAFETRNYQGDLRGDALHRIISTARRHPTMTLLMDLTDERGGFFRCTDGGVITNTYDSPAADIIRSAPGSWQPIPFGSLEHFLSFADAAQVLKDGLTKADLFGRTLLIQNLWAERTAKGEPTGVSFGLSASEANIQYAEYFELLREMGWQVVSPASNTPVADPQHRWGEAPFHYTDEYYHTLWQTLEPRLPNVR; encoded by the coding sequence ATGATCTATGGCAGTTGCGTCTCACGTGACATGGTCGAGGCGGTTAAGCCCAAGGGCATCAAACTCCTTAACTATGCGGCGCGCCAATCATGGTGCTCAGTTGGTAACAACGCTGATCAACCTCACTTAGCGGCACAAGAACTCCCATCCGCTTTCGAGACTCGCAACTACCAGGGGGATCTCCGTGGCGATGCTTTGCATCGCATCATAAGCACTGCAAGACGTCACCCAACGATGACGCTACTGATGGACCTCACCGACGAACGCGGAGGCTTTTTTCGCTGTACTGACGGAGGTGTGATCACCAACACGTACGACAGTCCGGCTGCGGATATCATTAGGTCCGCTCCCGGCAGCTGGCAACCGATCCCGTTCGGCTCGCTCGAGCACTTCTTATCTTTCGCAGACGCCGCTCAAGTCCTCAAAGATGGCCTAACAAAGGCTGACTTGTTCGGCCGCACGCTGTTGATTCAGAATCTTTGGGCTGAACGGACAGCCAAGGGGGAACCCACGGGAGTCAGTTTTGGATTGTCCGCATCCGAAGCGAATATCCAGTACGCGGAGTATTTTGAACTGCTCCGCGAAATGGGTTGGCAAGTAGTTTCTCCTGCGTCAAATACACCCGTTGCGGACCCTCAGCATAGGTGGGGTGAGGCCCCGTTCCACTACACGGATGAGTACTACCACACGCTTTGGCAAACACTCGAACCACGCTTACCTAACGTCCGTTAA
- a CDS encoding glycosyltransferase, with amino-acid sequence MSGWSLEDFRKGFWHLRKGGLSELQKFMGRRHASTGASRVTGVFRGQYRITHGVSETEWPEWAIPNVSHPRHGIRVGVIADDFSRMALQYEWEQVDLTPDNWRGHLDTGIDLLFVESAWHGFDGTWRYRLADAKGQAAELPDLVDTCRTAGIPSVFWNKEDPVHFADFLDTARLFDWVFTTEEATVTDYQRELGHDRIGVLPFAAQQSIHNPIRPPGWDPENLRGVAFAGTYFKHKYPERKEQMDLLLSGSERAVTKQKEQLDIYSRFAGLDPNYEFPDLYQKYVRGELSYPQMLTAYRYYRIFLNANSVPTSESMCGRRVFEISACGTPVLTCPTPAISSAFPDGTIPEAVDRDEAYDWARGLLRSQQLRDHLTHLSQREIWKRHTYTNRVDHVLTQIGMEDKAYRAPTVSAMIATNRPNQLEHVLGQMAVQADINLEVLVLCHGFELSVERKTELEEQFGPVRWIEANSDLKLGELYNILARAASGEVVAKIDDDDFYGPHYLSEQLAALDYSNADVVGKAAHHVYLERIGATVLRFPEGEHKYRPFVSGPTIVAKRQAVLAHPFPDVGRGEDTGFLKAIIDGGGTIFSSSRFEFMQVRGARAEHTWDIADANVLSTGQVVAYGRALDHVIF; translated from the coding sequence ATGTCCGGATGGAGTCTCGAAGACTTCCGCAAAGGTTTCTGGCACCTGCGAAAGGGTGGCCTTTCCGAGCTGCAGAAGTTCATGGGTAGACGCCACGCTTCGACCGGTGCCTCTAGAGTGACCGGTGTCTTTAGAGGACAGTATCGGATCACACACGGGGTTAGCGAGACGGAGTGGCCGGAATGGGCGATTCCAAACGTATCGCATCCACGTCACGGAATTCGCGTAGGCGTAATTGCCGACGATTTTTCTCGTATGGCGCTTCAATATGAATGGGAGCAAGTCGATCTGACTCCAGATAACTGGAGAGGTCATCTAGATACGGGAATCGACCTGCTATTCGTGGAGTCGGCATGGCATGGCTTTGATGGGACCTGGCGCTATCGGCTTGCGGATGCAAAGGGACAAGCCGCGGAGTTACCCGATTTGGTTGATACTTGCCGAACTGCAGGAATCCCCTCCGTTTTCTGGAACAAAGAGGACCCGGTTCACTTTGCGGATTTCTTGGACACGGCCCGACTATTTGATTGGGTCTTCACAACCGAGGAAGCGACGGTTACTGATTACCAACGTGAACTGGGACATGACCGGATTGGGGTGCTTCCTTTTGCGGCGCAGCAGTCCATCCATAATCCGATTCGTCCGCCGGGATGGGATCCTGAGAATCTCCGTGGAGTCGCGTTCGCAGGCACCTACTTTAAGCACAAGTATCCCGAACGCAAGGAGCAAATGGACCTCTTGCTCAGTGGCTCCGAGCGTGCGGTGACCAAACAGAAGGAACAACTCGACATATACTCCCGATTTGCGGGACTTGATCCAAACTATGAGTTCCCCGATCTGTATCAAAAGTATGTTCGAGGAGAGTTGAGCTACCCACAGATGCTCACGGCCTATCGGTACTATCGGATATTCCTGAACGCAAACTCGGTTCCTACCAGTGAGTCAATGTGCGGCAGACGAGTTTTTGAGATTTCAGCCTGTGGAACACCTGTTCTTACCTGCCCAACTCCCGCGATCAGCAGCGCGTTTCCAGACGGCACTATTCCAGAGGCTGTCGACCGAGATGAGGCTTACGATTGGGCGCGGGGGCTACTAAGATCTCAACAGTTGCGGGACCACCTGACGCACCTGTCACAGCGCGAGATTTGGAAACGTCATACCTATACCAACCGAGTCGATCATGTGCTGACTCAGATCGGAATGGAAGATAAGGCTTACCGAGCCCCGACTGTGAGCGCGATGATAGCCACCAACCGTCCTAACCAGTTGGAACATGTACTTGGGCAAATGGCTGTACAGGCAGACATCAATCTTGAGGTCTTGGTTCTGTGTCATGGATTTGAGCTGTCCGTTGAGCGAAAAACAGAGCTAGAGGAACAATTCGGACCGGTTAGGTGGATTGAGGCAAACTCGGACCTGAAACTAGGCGAACTCTACAATATCTTGGCCCGCGCAGCATCTGGCGAGGTGGTCGCCAAGATTGATGACGACGACTTTTACGGACCACACTACCTATCGGAGCAACTGGCGGCGCTCGACTACTCGAACGCGGATGTCGTTGGCAAGGCCGCGCATCATGTCTACTTGGAACGCATCGGCGCGACTGTTCTGCGCTTTCCTGAAGGGGAACATAAGTACCGACCGTTTGTCAGCGGCCCAACGATCGTCGCGAAACGGCAGGCAGTGTTAGCCCATCCATTCCCAGATGTCGGACGAGGGGAAGATACTGGATTCCTCAAGGCAATCATTGACGGGGGCGGAACTATCTTTAGCTCAAGCCGATTCGAGTTCATGCAGGTGCGTGGTGCAAGGGCCGAGCACACCTGGGATATCGCCGATGCCAATGTGCTTTCGACGGGTCAGGTAGTCGCGTATGGGAGGGCATTGGACCATGTCATCTTCTAG